One window of Phycisphaeraceae bacterium genomic DNA carries:
- the guaB gene encoding IMP dehydrogenase, whose translation MLPKAEAARPISKGAQDSGAAEHAKPRNDSGGLDPFKKIEYDGITFDDVLLVPRRSGVMPAEADTRTRLTRTLTLKIPLVSAPMDTVTEHSLAIALAQEGGIGIIHKNLSPEAQAREVAKVKRSANGIITDPLTLGPSDTVSRAKELMRAHNVSGFPVTEDGATNPRGKGKVLGILTRRDLKFVEEPTTLVRDVMTHDGLITAPHGTTLEQAEVVLSKNKVEKLLLVDAQGNLRGLITMRDIERLSRFPNANTDSRGRLLCGAAMGVGQLDRLEQLLAAEVDVVVIDTAHGHSENVLRTLRDVKKRASVPVIVGNIATREAAIDLIEAGADAIKVGIGPGSICTTRVVTGVGVPQITAIMNAVSGAMAADKSVPVIADGGIRHSGDIPKAIAAGAHCVMMGSLFAGLDESPGEAVISGGRRYKTYRGMGSEGAMSAGSADRYRQAEKLDDDGKVRMKFVPEGVEGLVPYRGSLAEFVYQLVGGLRSSMGYCGCQTIEELRQRARFCRVSNATVVENHPHDIRITKESPNYMGESSFRDRD comes from the coding sequence ATGTTGCCCAAAGCAGAAGCGGCCCGGCCGATTTCCAAGGGTGCCCAGGACTCGGGTGCCGCGGAACACGCAAAGCCCCGAAACGATTCCGGCGGCTTGGACCCGTTCAAAAAGATCGAGTACGACGGCATCACATTCGATGATGTGCTGCTCGTGCCGCGCCGTTCCGGTGTCATGCCGGCCGAGGCCGACACGCGTACCCGCCTGACACGCACGCTCACGCTCAAAATCCCGCTCGTGTCGGCGCCGATGGACACCGTCACCGAGCATTCGCTCGCGATCGCGCTCGCCCAGGAAGGCGGAATCGGCATCATCCACAAGAATCTGTCTCCCGAAGCCCAGGCACGCGAAGTCGCCAAGGTGAAACGCAGCGCCAACGGCATCATCACCGATCCGCTCACGCTCGGCCCTTCCGATACGGTCAGCCGCGCCAAGGAATTGATGCGAGCCCACAACGTCAGCGGCTTTCCCGTGACCGAAGACGGCGCGACCAACCCGCGCGGCAAGGGCAAAGTGCTCGGTATTCTCACCCGGCGCGACCTGAAATTCGTCGAAGAGCCGACAACCCTCGTCCGCGACGTCATGACGCACGACGGCCTGATCACCGCGCCGCATGGCACGACGCTCGAACAGGCAGAGGTCGTTCTCAGCAAGAACAAGGTCGAGAAACTGCTGCTGGTCGATGCGCAGGGAAACCTGCGCGGCCTGATCACGATGCGCGACATCGAGCGCCTCAGCCGATTCCCCAATGCCAATACCGACTCGCGCGGACGTCTGCTCTGCGGCGCCGCGATGGGTGTCGGTCAACTCGATCGCCTCGAGCAACTGCTCGCAGCCGAAGTCGACGTCGTGGTCATCGACACGGCGCACGGCCACAGCGAGAACGTCCTTCGAACGCTCCGCGATGTGAAGAAGCGCGCGAGCGTACCGGTCATCGTCGGCAATATTGCGACGCGCGAGGCCGCGATCGATCTCATCGAAGCGGGCGCCGACGCAATCAAAGTCGGAATCGGTCCCGGCTCCATCTGCACGACGCGCGTCGTTACCGGCGTCGGCGTGCCCCAGATCACCGCCATCATGAACGCCGTGAGCGGCGCGATGGCTGCAGACAAGTCCGTCCCCGTCATCGCCGACGGCGGCATCCGTCACTCCGGCGATATTCCAAAGGCGATCGCCGCCGGCGCGCACTGCGTGATGATGGGTTCGCTCTTTGCGGGCCTCGATGAATCGCCGGGCGAAGCCGTCATCAGCGGCGGGCGCCGCTACAAAACCTACCGCGGCATGGGCAGCGAGGGCGCGATGAGCGCCGGCAGCGCCGATCGCTACCGCCAGGCCGAAAAACTCGACGATGATGGCAAAGTGCGAATGAAGTTCGTACCCGAGGGCGTGGAAGGTCTTGTTCCTTACCGCGGCTCGCTCGCCGAATTTGTCTATCAGCTCGTCGGCGGGCTCCGCAGCAGCATGGGTTATTGCGGATGTCAAACCATCGAAGAACTGCGTCAGCGCGCACGTTTTTGCCGCGTTTCCAATGCCACGGTCGTGGAAAACCACCCGCACGACATCAGGATCACCAAAGAATCGCCGAACTACATGGGTGAGAGTTCGTTCCGCGATCGCGACTAG
- a CDS encoding DUF2339 domain-containing protein → MDDNLEKRLEAIERRLLAIESATFPSKAAPPVAPPVSTPAQERPAPIPAPPTPPVRPTPVVIPPESFPPRTVIEPIAAEPVKFTDDEGFDLHDEQELRWRAQLDKVAAHNPIDWAKLESLIGGKWLPLAGGLAVTIAVALFVKIAVDNGWLGLIPGWARCSLGGMLGIALLCAGEWARRRVNEWAAVGLTIAGLGSLYISSYAAYALYQLMPPPVTLAVLAGIMGIGVAISALTSLSVVGLVSLIGAYIAPFIASSGNTGYVYLPLYWGALLVVGQVLALTKGGTFAICRFFTTCGTLLLGAGWIMKFGAESPIIGLSMLGGTWLLCHIENAWTARRAELAGITEYSESDLSMILESEDFFSKAMRLRLRPLASVSLSAWASSLGVYLARESHAFAQSLTPGAIGGLAFVLACLLVGPGGILNPRPQSTRERLAAALSVTAGTLLVATIAIALSGFAQTIALTAIGLAALGAARWLRTQVLDIYSGLVLLFAAGRVLLYDSWATAPNAPGLEILGFYLTEWAGACAGVGVAWIVYSIVIALPGTPADADSPERTARFIPDHWLEIAKNVSLGIGIALLGASLFHQKTAHESIACAMIGTSLVFGLTAAFRRSSGLRVVSLAAITGATACTIGLSWWAQRSGAVEFAGFVLVPQMWVAFANGLSVLALAWILTEASWRSAQPARNFGLGIGIFFLGASVMHREAAHESIACAMIGTALVFGLTAAFRRSDGLRVASLAAIAGATACTIGLSWWVQRSNTVEIAGLVLVPQMWVALANGLAILAMAWILSEASWRWVQVAKVMSGFAVFLLVLGISHADSSATSICYAWLAICWTCLAFARVTKDLAFEFHSLLVWLAALATWVAKFGFNDWAGSGAPPLLHPGLWIAFALAGTLLAIQRISRPRLIGREAKAKALSWSTATVIVWVATSLEVARFSEMLPIDATARGAAVSVWWGLFAIILLVVGFWRNVPLVRRCGLGLLTIAASKALIFDLARVALGWRAVSVLCLGLLMLGVGIVYARIEKSLSSGATPPDKAEDESPSDSVKTV, encoded by the coding sequence GTGGATGACAATCTCGAGAAACGGCTCGAAGCGATTGAGCGACGGCTGCTTGCGATCGAATCCGCGACGTTTCCAAGCAAAGCGGCGCCTCCTGTTGCACCTCCAGTCAGCACGCCCGCACAGGAGCGGCCCGCACCGATCCCGGCTCCTCCCACGCCACCCGTTCGACCGACTCCTGTTGTTATCCCGCCCGAATCGTTTCCGCCGCGCACGGTGATTGAGCCGATCGCAGCCGAGCCAGTCAAGTTCACGGACGACGAGGGTTTCGATCTGCACGATGAGCAGGAACTTCGCTGGCGAGCGCAGCTCGACAAGGTCGCGGCGCACAATCCGATTGACTGGGCGAAACTCGAAAGCCTCATCGGGGGCAAGTGGCTTCCGCTCGCGGGAGGTCTCGCGGTCACGATCGCCGTTGCGCTGTTCGTGAAAATCGCTGTGGATAATGGCTGGCTTGGGCTGATTCCCGGCTGGGCGCGCTGCTCGCTCGGCGGCATGCTCGGAATCGCGCTGCTCTGTGCAGGCGAATGGGCGCGCCGGCGCGTGAATGAATGGGCGGCGGTCGGCCTCACCATTGCCGGTTTGGGCTCGCTCTACATCTCGTCCTATGCCGCGTACGCGCTGTACCAGTTGATGCCGCCTCCAGTCACGCTGGCGGTGCTCGCCGGCATCATGGGAATCGGCGTGGCAATCAGCGCGCTGACAAGCCTGAGCGTGGTCGGACTTGTTTCGCTCATTGGCGCGTACATCGCGCCGTTCATCGCCAGCAGCGGCAACACCGGTTACGTCTATCTGCCGCTCTATTGGGGCGCGCTTCTCGTCGTCGGTCAGGTGCTCGCATTGACCAAGGGCGGAACGTTCGCAATCTGCCGCTTCTTCACGACGTGCGGCACGCTCTTGCTCGGCGCCGGCTGGATCATGAAGTTTGGCGCGGAGTCGCCGATCATCGGGCTCTCCATGCTCGGGGGCACGTGGCTCCTCTGTCACATCGAAAACGCCTGGACCGCGCGACGGGCGGAACTCGCGGGAATCACGGAGTATTCGGAATCCGACCTCTCGATGATTCTCGAGTCGGAAGATTTTTTCTCGAAGGCGATGCGGCTTCGGCTGCGCCCGCTCGCGAGCGTTTCACTCTCGGCCTGGGCCAGTTCTCTCGGCGTCTACCTCGCGCGCGAATCGCACGCGTTCGCGCAGAGTCTCACGCCCGGCGCTATCGGCGGGCTCGCGTTCGTGCTCGCGTGCTTGTTGGTTGGGCCGGGGGGAATCCTCAATCCGCGACCACAGTCGACGCGTGAACGACTGGCCGCGGCATTGTCCGTGACCGCGGGAACATTGCTCGTTGCAACCATCGCGATCGCGCTCTCGGGCTTTGCACAAACGATCGCCCTCACCGCGATCGGCCTCGCGGCACTCGGCGCAGCCCGCTGGCTCCGGACCCAGGTGCTCGACATCTACAGCGGCCTGGTGCTCCTGTTCGCCGCCGGTCGCGTGCTCCTCTACGACTCGTGGGCGACCGCGCCAAACGCCCCGGGCCTCGAGATCCTCGGCTTCTATCTCACGGAGTGGGCCGGCGCGTGCGCGGGAGTCGGCGTCGCGTGGATTGTCTATTCGATTGTGATTGCACTACCCGGAACGCCCGCCGACGCGGATTCGCCGGAACGAACCGCCCGCTTCATCCCGGATCACTGGCTTGAAATCGCAAAGAACGTCAGCCTGGGCATCGGCATCGCATTGCTTGGCGCTTCCCTTTTCCATCAGAAGACGGCGCACGAATCAATCGCATGCGCGATGATCGGCACCTCGCTGGTGTTTGGCCTCACCGCGGCATTCCGCCGATCCAGTGGGCTCCGAGTTGTTTCTCTCGCGGCAATCACGGGCGCGACCGCCTGCACCATCGGCCTGTCGTGGTGGGCGCAGCGTTCGGGGGCCGTCGAATTTGCAGGCTTCGTGCTTGTTCCCCAGATGTGGGTCGCGTTCGCCAACGGACTGTCCGTCCTGGCACTGGCATGGATCCTCACCGAAGCATCCTGGCGATCGGCGCAACCCGCTAGGAACTTCGGTCTGGGCATCGGCATTTTCTTTCTCGGCGCGTCGGTCATGCACCGAGAAGCGGCGCACGAATCGATCGCCTGCGCCATGATCGGCACGGCTCTAGTCTTCGGCCTTACCGCAGCGTTCCGCCGATCCGATGGACTCCGAGTTGCTTCTCTCGCAGCAATTGCGGGCGCGACCGCCTGCACCATCGGCCTGTCGTGGTGGGTGCAGCGTTCAAACACCGTCGAGATTGCCGGCCTTGTGCTGGTGCCTCAAATGTGGGTCGCGCTCGCAAACGGATTGGCCATCCTTGCGATGGCATGGATCCTCAGCGAGGCATCCTGGCGATGGGTGCAAGTCGCAAAAGTCATGAGCGGATTCGCGGTGTTCCTCCTCGTACTCGGCATTTCGCACGCCGATTCGAGTGCGACGAGCATCTGCTACGCCTGGCTTGCAATCTGCTGGACGTGCCTGGCGTTCGCTCGTGTCACAAAGGATCTTGCGTTTGAGTTCCACTCCCTCTTGGTCTGGCTGGCGGCACTCGCCACATGGGTAGCCAAGTTCGGCTTCAATGATTGGGCCGGCTCCGGTGCTCCCCCGCTGCTCCACCCCGGGCTCTGGATCGCGTTTGCACTCGCGGGCACTCTGCTGGCGATCCAGCGAATCTCAAGACCCCGGCTCATCGGTCGGGAAGCCAAGGCGAAGGCCCTGAGCTGGTCGACGGCAACGGTTATCGTTTGGGTCGCCACCAGCCTCGAAGTCGCCCGATTCTCGGAAATGCTTCCCATCGACGCCACCGC
- a CDS encoding glycogen debranching enzyme N-terminal domain-containing protein: MPLPTLQLDLSHSADAPGSSGLAAPLRREWFLTNGLGGFASGTPVAIPQRRYHAWLIGAMQPPVGRVVGLNSMVESVVLRAGDAPKVGTSAGGEQRLDFSSFMFPGNDEAARMGEAGGAAAVFSPAGYSYLRRFEKDVSCRWFYQCGPVDFTRELTLVRHQNAAILRYRVKSARHAARLELRPLISLRDFHEMVRHADRKNDYSVLAGTTSCEVSARGNRLSIETSQGSFTQDRQWWFNFRYERDFERGQDCQEDLFTPGWFSCNIEPGREQTAELVVRILPATSKPVRVALSFDAAASAERGRLNELAAASLSRSLLAKSSSPDAQTTATLVQSADQFVVRRVRAVAAGARAMAGVAPSEAALPEESSVIAGYPWFSDWGRDTMISLPGLLLTTGRFDEARRVMETFAGLTRRGLVPNCFDNGSGEAEYNTVDGSMWFLRAARALQLACAAEKLPDPAPENSPIRRACLAIVEAYQSGTDFSIRMDPDDGLISAGDVGTQLTWMDAKRDGVVFTPRHGKPVEINALWYSGLLEVADMIEKDRPKTSRELRQIAERAGKSFREQFWNPAGYLYDVLSPGAGGYVPNDQIRPNQLFACSLPYSPLEKPQRDSVLAVVRQHLLTNRGLRTLSPHDPHYIARYQGPLFERDRAYHNGTVWPWLLGPFAEAILRSGSFSASAKSEARKVIQPLIEMVSQASGGGPSLGQIPEIYDGDDSPERPRRPEGCFAQAWSVAECLRVWLLTESK, encoded by the coding sequence ATGCCGCTGCCCACCCTTCAACTCGACCTTTCCCATTCGGCCGACGCTCCCGGTTCTTCGGGTCTTGCGGCACCTCTTCGCCGCGAATGGTTCTTAACAAACGGACTCGGGGGCTTTGCGAGCGGCACTCCGGTTGCCATTCCTCAGCGGAGATATCACGCCTGGTTGATCGGCGCGATGCAGCCGCCGGTGGGCCGAGTGGTCGGGCTGAATTCGATGGTGGAATCGGTCGTGCTTCGCGCGGGCGATGCGCCAAAGGTTGGAACCAGCGCGGGAGGCGAACAGCGCCTCGACTTTTCTTCGTTCATGTTTCCGGGCAATGACGAAGCTGCGCGCATGGGTGAAGCGGGGGGGGCCGCTGCCGTGTTCAGCCCAGCAGGCTATTCCTATCTTCGTCGATTCGAGAAAGACGTTTCGTGCCGCTGGTTCTATCAGTGCGGGCCGGTTGATTTCACTCGCGAACTCACGCTCGTGAGGCATCAGAACGCCGCGATCCTGCGATACCGCGTGAAATCGGCGCGACACGCGGCACGCCTCGAACTCCGTCCGCTGATTTCTCTCCGCGATTTCCACGAAATGGTGCGGCACGCCGATCGCAAGAACGACTACAGCGTGCTCGCGGGCACCACATCGTGCGAAGTCAGCGCTCGCGGCAATCGCCTCTCGATCGAGACGTCGCAGGGCTCTTTCACACAGGACCGTCAGTGGTGGTTTAATTTCCGATACGAACGGGATTTCGAGCGGGGCCAGGATTGCCAGGAGGATCTGTTCACTCCCGGATGGTTCTCGTGCAACATCGAGCCCGGACGCGAGCAAACCGCTGAACTCGTTGTGCGCATTCTTCCGGCGACATCAAAGCCCGTGCGGGTGGCGCTGAGTTTCGATGCCGCGGCAAGTGCGGAGCGCGGCCGATTGAACGAACTCGCTGCCGCTTCGCTTTCGAGGTCTTTGCTCGCGAAGTCTTCTTCTCCGGATGCTCAAACAACGGCCACGCTGGTTCAGTCCGCAGATCAGTTTGTCGTTCGGCGCGTCCGCGCTGTCGCGGCGGGCGCGCGGGCGATGGCGGGTGTCGCCCCAAGCGAAGCCGCGCTGCCGGAGGAGTCGTCGGTGATCGCCGGCTACCCGTGGTTCAGCGATTGGGGTCGCGACACGATGATCTCGCTCCCGGGTCTGCTGCTCACAACGGGTCGATTCGACGAGGCCCGGCGCGTCATGGAAACTTTCGCGGGCCTCACGCGGCGCGGGCTGGTTCCAAATTGTTTCGACAATGGCAGCGGCGAAGCCGAGTACAACACGGTTGACGGCTCGATGTGGTTCCTGCGGGCCGCCCGCGCGCTCCAACTCGCGTGCGCCGCGGAAAAGCTGCCCGATCCGGCGCCGGAGAACTCTCCGATCCGGCGCGCATGCCTTGCGATCGTCGAGGCGTATCAGAGCGGGACGGACTTCAGCATCCGCATGGATCCGGATGACGGCCTGATTTCCGCGGGAGATGTCGGTACGCAGCTCACGTGGATGGACGCGAAGCGCGACGGCGTCGTGTTCACGCCGCGCCACGGAAAGCCCGTTGAAATCAACGCTCTCTGGTATTCCGGCCTGCTCGAAGTCGCCGACATGATCGAAAAAGATCGTCCAAAGACTTCACGCGAGCTTCGTCAGATCGCGGAACGAGCCGGGAAGAGTTTTCGCGAGCAGTTCTGGAATCCGGCCGGATACTTGTACGACGTGCTCTCGCCGGGCGCCGGCGGATATGTGCCGAATGATCAGATCCGACCGAACCAGCTCTTTGCGTGCAGCTTGCCTTATTCGCCCCTCGAAAAGCCCCAGCGTGACTCTGTGCTGGCGGTTGTGCGCCAGCATCTCTTGACCAATCGCGGCCTTCGGACGCTCAGCCCGCACGATCCGCACTACATCGCGCGATATCAGGGGCCGCTTTTCGAGCGCGATCGGGCTTATCACAATGGAACGGTGTGGCCGTGGCTGCTCGGTCCATTCGCCGAGGCGATTCTGCGGTCCGGAAGTTTTTCCGCTTCGGCAAAGTCCGAAGCGCGCAAGGTGATTCAGCCGCTGATTGAAATGGTGAGCCAAGCCAGCGGTGGCGGCCCTTCGCTCGGTCAGATTCCAGAAATCTACGACGGCGATGATTCGCCCGAACGTCCCCGACGCCCAGAAGGCTGCTTTGCGCAGGCGTGGAGCGTCGCGGAATGTCTTCGCGTGTGGCTGCTCACGGAATCGAAGTAG
- a CDS encoding class I SAM-dependent methyltransferase, with product MQNFQTFTTTTGGPMRPGGMQPIAAWDNQKDPRSDFHSWWYLRHTFRVMEHLASLNLPLKNKRILEISAGIGDLTTFFLDRGCTVDATDSRPENLAMLKWRFEKEMTGLRFFFLDLEHPATSDLRRDEKYDIVFNFGVLYHLANPKESLEFLSPFAKELFLLETCVSMGSDESINLVKEEKAHFSQAMHGTGCRPTRPWIYNQMKRHFPHVYMPTTQPNWKNFITDWEAQESGTPLTRSIFIGSHKPLDNPLLFEGIPMKQTKH from the coding sequence GTGCAGAATTTTCAGACGTTCACAACGACGACAGGAGGCCCGATGAGGCCGGGCGGAATGCAGCCGATCGCGGCATGGGACAACCAGAAAGACCCGCGCTCGGACTTTCACTCCTGGTGGTACCTGCGCCACACCTTCCGCGTGATGGAGCATCTCGCGAGCCTCAACCTGCCTCTCAAGAACAAACGCATCCTCGAGATCTCGGCGGGTATCGGCGATCTGACAACGTTCTTCCTTGATCGTGGCTGCACTGTCGACGCCACCGACAGCCGCCCCGAAAACCTCGCCATGCTCAAGTGGCGTTTCGAGAAGGAAATGACGGGCCTCCGCTTTTTCTTTCTCGATCTCGAGCACCCCGCGACCAGCGATCTCCGCCGCGACGAGAAGTACGACATTGTCTTTAACTTCGGCGTGCTCTACCACCTCGCGAATCCGAAGGAATCGCTCGAGTTTCTCTCGCCCTTCGCGAAGGAACTCTTCCTGCTCGAGACGTGCGTCTCGATGGGTTCGGACGAATCGATCAATCTGGTGAAAGAAGAGAAGGCGCACTTCTCCCAGGCGATGCACGGAACCGGCTGCCGCCCGACGCGACCGTGGATCTACAACCAGATGAAGCGCCACTTCCCGCACGTCTACATGCCGACGACGCAGCCCAACTGGAAGAACTTCATCACCGACTGGGAAGCCCAGGAATCGGGCACCCCCCTCACGCGTTCGATCTTCATCGGCTCGCACAAGCCACTCGACAATCCCCTGCTCTTCGAGGGAATCCCGATGAAGCAGACCAAGCACTAG
- a CDS encoding MBL fold metallo-hydrolase, translating into MRNFRFKFLGTGTSSGIPVIGCECAVCRSSDPKDNRLRTSAAMEWVDDSGKPRTILIDTSPDLRQQALRFGVKRLDAIFFTHNHVDHTFGLDEVRRYNALQEQAIDVYAEPHTLNFLKRTFGHIFESEKNINQSFVATLIAWPLEIGRAIDLFGLRVTPLRVHHGRLPIAGFRIDASDASSEILPLAYLTDVSAIPPETWPALRGTRTLVLDALRHRHHPTHLTLGQAVGIAHEVRADRTYFVHMTHDLGHAATQAELPEDMMLAWDGLELR; encoded by the coding sequence GTGCGCAATTTCCGATTCAAGTTCCTGGGCACGGGCACATCGAGCGGCATCCCGGTGATCGGTTGCGAATGCGCCGTCTGCCGCAGCAGCGATCCGAAAGACAATCGGCTGCGCACGAGCGCCGCCATGGAGTGGGTCGACGACTCGGGCAAGCCGCGCACGATCCTGATCGACACCAGCCCCGACCTTCGACAACAGGCGCTGCGGTTCGGAGTGAAGAGGCTCGACGCGATTTTCTTCACGCACAACCACGTCGATCACACATTCGGTCTCGACGAGGTGCGCCGCTACAACGCGCTCCAGGAACAGGCGATCGATGTGTACGCCGAGCCGCACACTCTGAATTTTCTGAAGCGAACATTCGGACACATCTTCGAGAGCGAGAAGAATATCAATCAGAGTTTCGTCGCGACGCTGATCGCGTGGCCGCTCGAAATCGGAAGAGCAATCGATCTCTTCGGCCTGCGCGTGACTCCGCTTCGTGTTCATCACGGCCGGCTTCCGATCGCCGGGTTCAGGATCGACGCCTCCGACGCCTCGAGCGAAATTCTTCCGCTCGCGTATCTGACTGATGTCTCCGCGATTCCGCCCGAAACCTGGCCGGCGCTTAGGGGCACGCGCACGCTCGTGCTCGATGCGCTCCGCCACCGACATCACCCGACGCACCTCACGCTCGGCCAAGCCGTCGGCATCGCGCACGAAGTACGAGCAGACAGAACATACTTCGTGCACATGACGCATGATCTCGGCCACGCCGCGACCCAAGCCGAACTCCCAGAAGACATGATGCTCGCGTGGGACGGCCTCGAGTTGCGGTAG